The Pricia mediterranea genome includes a window with the following:
- a CDS encoding PorP/SprF family type IX secretion system membrane protein, with protein MKKLLLIFFCTIASVSELVAQQDAQYTQYMYNTVAINPAYAGSRGALSIAALHRSQWLGLDGAPRTQTLNVHSPVSKTVGLGLSVVNDEIGNGTNQETFFDGVFSYTITLSREQRLSFGVKAGGHLLNVDFNKLANYDAEAANVGLSNIDQRFSPNFGAGVYYYATNFYAGLSIPNFLSTKHFDDSASGTSFLAEERLNFYFMTGYIFEPSQRLKFKPALLVKAVNGAPLQVDVSANFLLNEKFKLGAAYRWDAAVSALFGFQLNDKLLLGLAYDRETTELGGTRFNDGSFEILLRYELDTFYGGSGRPGRPRFF; from the coding sequence ATGAAAAAACTCCTTTTGATCTTTTTCTGTACCATCGCTTCAGTATCGGAACTGGTGGCCCAGCAAGACGCCCAATACACCCAATACATGTATAACACGGTAGCGATCAATCCCGCCTATGCCGGTTCAAGAGGTGCGCTGAGCATCGCTGCCCTCCATCGCTCGCAGTGGCTCGGGCTAGACGGGGCGCCTAGAACACAGACCCTGAACGTACATAGTCCCGTTTCTAAAACGGTGGGCCTTGGACTATCGGTCGTCAACGATGAAATCGGCAACGGCACCAATCAGGAAACCTTTTTCGACGGTGTCTTTTCATATACTATTACACTCTCCCGCGAACAACGATTATCCTTCGGTGTCAAGGCCGGGGGACATCTATTGAACGTCGATTTCAACAAACTGGCGAACTATGACGCCGAGGCCGCGAATGTGGGCCTGTCCAATATCGACCAACGCTTCTCGCCCAACTTCGGGGCAGGAGTCTATTATTATGCTACAAATTTCTATGCCGGGCTATCGATACCCAACTTTTTGAGCACCAAACATTTTGACGACTCGGCTTCGGGCACCTCCTTTTTGGCCGAGGAACGATTGAATTTCTACTTTATGACCGGGTACATCTTCGAACCCTCGCAACGATTAAAATTTAAACCGGCCCTATTGGTCAAAGCCGTAAACGGTGCGCCGTTGCAGGTCGATGTCTCGGCCAACTTCTTGCTCAACGAAAAGTTCAAACTAGGGGCGGCATACCGGTGGGACGCGGCGGTAAGCGCCCTCTTCGGATTCCAGCTCAACGACAAGCTTCTCCTGGGCCTCGCCTATGACCGAGAAACCACCGAGCTGGGCGGTACCCGGTTCAATGACGGATCGTTCGAGATTTTGTTGCGCTATGAGTTAGACACCTTCTATGGAGGTTCCGGCCGTCCTGGCCGTCCTAGGTTTTTTTAA
- a CDS encoding glycosyltransferase family 2 protein: MKTGSTQKISAVIITYNEMGYIEPCVASVAFADEIIVVDSYSSDGTYEYLSGLPQVKVIQHPFQDFTKQKSYAMKQATNDWVLFLDADEVVPNNLREEIIRATRSTKPEVAYWFRRKFMFKNEHLRFSGWQTDKNYRLFRKSKVKFCQERRVHECLKVDGKSGTLKEKLVHYSYKKYGDYKGKMLRYGQLKAQQDQERGKQPGILKLLLAPFWKFLYNYTVRLGILDGRKGITVCYLNALSDLERYREYRLLRRRSGELREATSPTALSPVSE; encoded by the coding sequence TTGAAAACAGGGAGCACCCAGAAAATATCGGCGGTAATTATCACTTACAATGAGATGGGGTACATCGAGCCCTGCGTCGCCTCGGTTGCCTTCGCCGACGAAATTATTGTGGTGGATTCCTACAGCTCCGACGGTACTTACGAGTATCTATCCGGCCTCCCACAGGTTAAGGTCATCCAGCATCCCTTTCAAGATTTCACAAAACAGAAATCCTATGCCATGAAACAGGCCACTAACGATTGGGTGCTGTTTTTGGATGCAGACGAAGTGGTTCCCAACAACTTGCGAGAGGAAATTATCCGGGCAACGCGGAGTACCAAACCTGAAGTTGCGTATTGGTTCCGAAGAAAATTCATGTTCAAAAACGAGCATTTGCGGTTCAGTGGATGGCAGACGGACAAAAATTACCGGTTGTTTAGAAAAAGTAAGGTAAAATTCTGTCAAGAACGTAGGGTACACGAATGCCTAAAGGTGGACGGCAAATCGGGAACCCTTAAAGAAAAATTGGTGCATTATTCCTATAAGAAATACGGGGACTATAAGGGTAAAATGCTACGCTACGGGCAGTTAAAGGCTCAACAAGATCAGGAAAGAGGGAAGCAACCCGGAATTCTAAAGCTGTTGCTCGCCCCCTTTTGGAAATTTCTGTACAATTATACCGTCCGCTTGGGAATTTTAGACGGTAGAAAAGGCATCACGGTCTGCTATCTAAATGCCTTGAGCGATCTTGAAAGATATCGCGAATATCGCCTACTACGCCGAAGATCCGGAGAACTCCGGGAGGCCACCTCCCCTACCGCCCTGAGCCCCGTAAGCGAATAG
- a CDS encoding 2,3,4,5-tetrahydropyridine-2,6-dicarboxylate N-succinyltransferase, producing MSDIKQIIEKAWDNRELLKENTTQDAIREVIDRLDAGELRCAEPTENGWQINEWVKKGVVLYFPIQKMETLEAGIFEYHDKIPLKTGYKEKGIRVVPHAVARHGAYISSGTILMPSYVNIGAYVDAGTMVDTWATVGSCAQIGKNVHLSGGVGIGGVLEPLQAAPVIVEDNAFIGSRCIVVEGVRVEQEAVLGANVVLTASTKIIDVTGDTPKETKGRVPARSVVIPGSYTKNFPAGEFQVPCALIIGTRKESTNKKTSLNDALREYDVAV from the coding sequence ATGTCCGACATAAAACAGATTATCGAAAAAGCTTGGGACAACCGCGAGCTCCTCAAGGAAAATACCACCCAAGATGCCATACGGGAGGTCATCGACCGTTTGGATGCGGGCGAACTGCGTTGTGCCGAGCCGACTGAAAATGGTTGGCAGATCAACGAATGGGTGAAAAAAGGGGTCGTACTCTATTTCCCGATTCAGAAAATGGAAACCCTAGAGGCAGGCATATTTGAATACCACGATAAGATTCCCCTTAAAACAGGATATAAGGAAAAAGGGATTCGGGTCGTGCCCCATGCGGTCGCCCGTCACGGCGCTTACATTTCATCGGGAACCATTTTGATGCCCAGCTATGTCAACATCGGGGCCTATGTTGACGCGGGCACGATGGTCGATACCTGGGCCACGGTGGGCAGTTGCGCCCAAATTGGCAAGAACGTCCACCTTAGCGGCGGGGTAGGCATCGGCGGGGTGCTCGAACCCCTTCAGGCCGCTCCCGTCATTGTGGAGGACAACGCCTTTATCGGATCGCGATGTATCGTGGTCGAGGGCGTTCGCGTGGAGCAAGAAGCAGTGCTGGGGGCCAATGTCGTGCTGACGGCCTCCACCAAGATCATCGATGTGACGGGAGATACCCCAAAAGAGACCAAGGGGAGGGTTCCGGCCCGTTCCGTAGTTATCCCCGGCAGCTACACCAAGAACTTCCCAGCGGGGGAGTTTCAGGTGCCTTGCGCCCTGATTATCGGTACCAGAAAAGAGAGCACCAACAAAAAAACATCCCTCAACGATGCGCTTCGGGAGTATGATGTGGCGGTGTAA
- a CDS encoding CCA tRNA nucleotidyltransferase, whose product MNLKEALKNPIFRSVTEAADQLGVDTYVIGGFVRDFLLNRGTPDDVDIVAIGNGIAMAREVASKLPGQPKVSVFKNFGTAMLKHDGIELEFVGARKESYDRNSRKPTVEDGTLEDDQKRRDFTINALAISLNQATFGQLLDPFGGLADLERQIIRTPLEPGITYSDDPLRMMRAIRFATQLNFEIELKSLQAITEHKERIEIISKERIVEELHKILASEKPSKGFALLHKTELLPYILPELVALQGIEEKEGQRHKDNFWHTLEVVDNIAETTDDLWLRWAALLHDIGKAPTKRWHKKIGWTFHAHEFVGSKMVYKLFKRLRMPLNEKMKFVQKMVLMSSRPQVLAEEFATDSAVRRLVHDAGDHVDALMTLCEADITTKNPRKQRKYKNNFKLVRQKIEEVEERDHVRNFQPPISGEDIMETFGIKPSREIGVIKEAIKEAILEGEIPNEYEAARTFMLKKGKEIGLTAKS is encoded by the coding sequence TTGAACCTTAAAGAAGCCTTAAAAAATCCAATTTTCCGCTCCGTTACCGAAGCGGCCGACCAACTCGGGGTGGATACCTACGTCATCGGTGGGTTTGTTCGTGACTTTCTCCTAAATCGTGGCACTCCCGACGACGTCGATATCGTGGCGATCGGAAACGGTATCGCGATGGCGAGAGAAGTGGCGTCGAAACTACCGGGACAACCCAAGGTCTCCGTTTTTAAAAACTTCGGTACTGCCATGCTGAAGCACGACGGTATCGAACTGGAGTTCGTCGGCGCCCGAAAGGAGAGCTACGACCGGAACAGCCGCAAACCCACGGTGGAAGACGGTACCCTCGAAGACGACCAAAAGCGTCGGGATTTCACGATCAACGCCTTGGCCATCTCTCTGAACCAAGCGACGTTCGGCCAACTGTTGGATCCGTTCGGAGGACTGGCGGACCTCGAAAGACAAATTATCCGCACCCCATTGGAACCCGGGATTACCTATTCCGACGATCCCTTGCGGATGATGCGCGCCATCCGGTTCGCGACCCAGCTCAATTTCGAGATCGAACTGAAATCCCTACAAGCGATAACCGAGCACAAAGAGCGGATCGAAATCATTTCCAAAGAGCGAATCGTCGAAGAACTGCATAAGATCTTGGCCAGTGAAAAGCCATCCAAAGGTTTCGCCCTGCTGCACAAGACGGAACTGCTGCCCTATATTTTACCCGAACTGGTCGCCCTGCAGGGCATCGAGGAAAAAGAAGGCCAACGCCACAAAGACAATTTCTGGCATACGCTAGAGGTGGTGGACAACATCGCCGAGACCACCGATGACCTCTGGCTGCGGTGGGCGGCATTGTTGCACGATATTGGCAAGGCCCCCACCAAACGATGGCACAAAAAAATAGGATGGACGTTTCATGCCCACGAGTTCGTAGGTTCCAAAATGGTCTATAAACTCTTCAAACGGTTGCGGATGCCCCTAAACGAAAAAATGAAGTTCGTCCAAAAAATGGTGCTGATGAGCTCCCGCCCCCAAGTCCTCGCCGAAGAATTTGCCACAGATTCTGCAGTAAGGCGTTTGGTGCACGATGCCGGGGACCACGTGGACGCCTTGATGACCCTCTGCGAGGCGGACATCACCACAAAAAATCCACGAAAACAACGAAAATACAAGAACAACTTTAAGCTGGTACGCCAGAAAATAGAGGAGGTCGAGGAACGCGACCATGTCCGTAACTTTCAGCCCCCCATTTCAGGGGAAGATATTATGGAGACCTTCGGGATAAAACCATCCCGGGAAATCGGGGTTATAAAAGAAGCGATCAAAGAGGCCATCCTTGAAGGGGAAATTCCCAACGAATACGAGGCCGCGAGGACATTTATGCTAAAAAAAGGTAAGGAAATCGGCTTGACCGCTAAATCTTAA
- the def gene encoding peptide deformylase translates to MILPIVAYGDPVLRKVCKDVPEDFPKLKELVSNMYETMYNANGVGLAAPQVGLPIRVFVIDTSPFADDDDLSPEDQKALKGFKQTFINAHVEEESGTEWAFNEGCLSIPEIREDIKRKDTLTITFVDTDFKERTETYDGLLARVIQHEYDHIEGILFTDKLSPLKKRMLKGKLTNISKGKIDVEYRMRFPKLKKAR, encoded by the coding sequence ATGATATTACCTATTGTAGCGTACGGCGATCCGGTTTTGCGAAAAGTCTGTAAAGACGTGCCCGAAGATTTTCCAAAGTTGAAGGAATTGGTCTCCAACATGTACGAAACCATGTATAACGCCAACGGAGTGGGCCTGGCGGCACCCCAGGTCGGATTGCCCATTCGGGTATTTGTAATCGATACCTCGCCCTTTGCCGATGACGACGATCTATCTCCCGAGGATCAAAAAGCGCTGAAAGGCTTTAAACAAACTTTTATCAATGCCCATGTCGAAGAGGAGTCCGGTACCGAATGGGCCTTCAATGAAGGATGCCTCAGTATTCCGGAGATTCGGGAGGACATTAAACGTAAGGATACCCTCACCATCACCTTTGTCGATACCGATTTTAAGGAACGTACCGAAACCTATGACGGACTCTTGGCGCGGGTCATCCAGCACGAGTACGATCACATCGAGGGCATTCTTTTCACCGATAAGCTATCCCCTTTGAAAAAGAGGATGCTAAAGGGAAAACTGACCAACATCTCAAAAGGCAAGATCGATGTCGAATACCGAATGCGGTTCCCAAAGCTTAAAAAAGCACGTTAA
- a CDS encoding glycosyltransferase family 2 protein, producing MGNSERKITALLITYNEIFHIDAVLDNVAFADEIIVVDSFSTDGTAEKVRHRPDVKLIQRPFKDFTDQKSFALDQASHDWVLFLDADERVTEPLKEEIIETVNLERPPANAYYFLRTFMFQDEVLHFSGWQSDKNYRLFRKSKVYFSEERIVHETLVINGKSGTLKNKLIHYSYKNYEDYKGKMIKYGQMKASEELDKDYSPNLYHFWFRPFYKFINHYIFRLGILDGKKGIIICYLNALGVHARYKELARLRSEKCEGGK from the coding sequence ATGGGCAATAGCGAACGAAAAATAACGGCTTTGTTGATTACCTACAACGAGATATTCCATATCGATGCGGTGTTGGACAATGTAGCGTTCGCCGATGAGATTATCGTGGTCGATTCCTTCAGCACCGATGGGACTGCGGAAAAGGTCCGGCACCGGCCCGATGTAAAATTGATCCAGCGCCCCTTCAAGGACTTTACGGACCAAAAATCGTTCGCCCTTGATCAAGCTTCCCACGATTGGGTGCTGTTCTTGGACGCCGATGAGCGGGTGACCGAACCTTTAAAAGAAGAAATCATCGAAACGGTCAACCTCGAAAGACCACCGGCCAATGCCTATTACTTTCTGCGCACCTTTATGTTCCAGGACGAGGTCTTGCATTTCAGCGGATGGCAGAGCGATAAAAACTATCGTCTGTTCCGAAAGAGTAAGGTCTATTTTTCCGAAGAACGCATCGTTCACGAAACCTTGGTCATCAATGGAAAATCCGGGACGCTTAAAAACAAATTGATCCATTATTCCTATAAAAATTATGAGGACTACAAGGGCAAGATGATAAAATACGGCCAGATGAAGGCCTCCGAGGAACTGGATAAGGACTATTCCCCTAACCTCTACCATTTCTGGTTCAGACCTTTTTATAAATTTATCAACCACTACATCTTTCGGCTGGGCATCTTAGATGGTAAAAAGGGAATTATTATCTGCTATCTTAACGCCTTGGGAGTACATGCCCGGTATAAAGAATTGGCCCGGTTGCGAAGTGAGAAGTGTGAAGGTGGAAAGTAA
- a CDS encoding COX15/CtaA family protein: MQEGFRKIAKISLVLVYLVIAAGAIVRMTGSGMGCPDWPKCFGYYIPPTETAQLQWQPDREFKKGQVIIVDRTLQVAKVDFKTGNEYTDQNWELYTKHDYAIFNPWHTWIEFINRLFGALAGLGTLVLAVFSLGFWKKRKKITLLSWLVVFAMGFQGWLGATVVYSVLAPAKITIHMIMALFIVALLTYLIYTTRKSSESLVYERGLFVWLLAAFAATVIQIILGTQVRHLVDEQVDRVGYDARHLWLSNFDWTFYVHRSFSIAVVLLNLFLAWRIYKHRLGFTKINWVLLLLGIEVLTGVGMYYLDFPFATQPLHLIIASLLFGVQYYLVMEVFGAKKNPKISPTV, translated from the coding sequence ATGCAAGAAGGTTTTCGAAAAATTGCGAAGATATCCTTGGTCCTCGTCTATCTGGTTATCGCGGCCGGGGCCATCGTAAGAATGACGGGCAGCGGCATGGGCTGTCCCGATTGGCCGAAATGTTTTGGATACTATATCCCCCCTACCGAAACCGCGCAACTGCAATGGCAGCCGGACCGGGAATTTAAAAAGGGACAGGTCATCATTGTCGATAGAACGCTACAGGTCGCCAAGGTCGATTTCAAGACCGGGAACGAATACACCGATCAAAATTGGGAATTGTACACCAAGCACGACTACGCTATTTTCAACCCTTGGCATACGTGGATCGAATTTATCAACCGCTTGTTCGGGGCCCTGGCGGGTCTCGGCACGCTAGTTCTGGCTGTTTTTTCCCTCGGATTTTGGAAGAAGCGCAAAAAAATCACCTTGCTTTCTTGGTTGGTGGTCTTCGCCATGGGATTTCAGGGCTGGTTGGGCGCTACCGTTGTCTATTCTGTTCTCGCGCCGGCCAAGATCACGATACATATGATCATGGCCCTGTTTATTGTCGCCCTGCTGACCTATCTGATCTATACGACCAGAAAATCGTCCGAATCCCTTGTTTACGAAAGAGGCCTTTTCGTTTGGTTATTGGCAGCGTTCGCCGCTACCGTTATCCAGATTATTTTGGGTACCCAAGTGCGGCACTTGGTCGATGAGCAAGTCGATAGAGTCGGGTACGATGCCAGACATCTTTGGTTATCCAACTTTGACTGGACGTTCTACGTACACCGCTCCTTCTCCATCGCGGTGGTCTTGCTGAACCTCTTCTTGGCCTGGCGCATCTATAAACATCGATTGGGCTTTACCAAAATAAACTGGGTGCTGCTGCTTTTGGGCATCGAGGTGCTCACGGGCGTAGGCATGTATTATTTGGATTTCCCATTCGCTACCCAGCCCCTGCACCTGATCATCGCATCGCTGCTTTTCGGGGTCCAATATTACTTGGTCATGGAAGTGTTCGGCGCGAAAAAAAATCCCAAAATAAGCCCGACCGTCTAA
- the ruvX gene encoding Holliday junction resolvase RuvX, which produces MGRVVALDYGKKRTGIAVTDQLQLIASGLTSVPTSNLIDFLKAYVQEEKVAQFVVGEPRQMDNTPSESEALIAPFLVRLKKDFPNIPIARHDERFTSKLAVRSMVEGGMKKKQRRNKALIDEISATIILQDYLNTTK; this is translated from the coding sequence GTGGGTAGGGTAGTGGCATTGGATTATGGTAAAAAACGAACGGGAATTGCCGTAACCGACCAGCTGCAGTTGATCGCTTCCGGACTTACCTCCGTGCCTACCAGTAATTTAATTGACTTTTTGAAAGCTTACGTCCAAGAAGAAAAAGTCGCGCAGTTTGTTGTGGGAGAACCGCGGCAAATGGACAATACGCCTTCCGAATCGGAAGCTTTGATCGCCCCGTTCTTAGTCAGGTTGAAAAAAGATTTTCCCAACATCCCTATTGCCCGCCATGACGAACGCTTTACCTCAAAACTGGCGGTACGCAGTATGGTGGAGGGTGGAATGAAGAAAAAACAACGTAGAAACAAGGCCCTGATCGATGAAATTAGTGCGACCATCATTCTACAGGATTATTTAAATACCACAAAATGA
- a CDS encoding L-threonylcarbamoyladenylate synthase gives MKNLAKEINACLKVLQQGGLILYPTDTVWGIGCDATDEAAVQKVYALKNRDDRKALICLVANDAMLERHVENVPDLAYDILDLSTKPTTIIYDAPKGVAKNLIASDDTLAVRVASDKFCRNLINKFRKPIVSTSANVSGEPSPRDFQEISEAILRGVDYVVNLQSEQLNSLPSSIIRLANDGKVKIIRE, from the coding sequence TTGAAAAATCTTGCCAAAGAAATTAATGCCTGTCTCAAAGTTCTCCAACAAGGAGGCCTAATCCTCTACCCCACCGATACCGTCTGGGGTATCGGTTGCGACGCCACCGATGAAGCGGCGGTACAAAAAGTATACGCTTTAAAAAATCGCGATGACCGGAAGGCCTTGATCTGCCTAGTTGCCAATGATGCAATGCTGGAGAGACACGTCGAAAACGTGCCAGACCTGGCGTACGATATATTGGACCTATCCACAAAACCCACCACGATCATCTATGACGCCCCAAAAGGCGTGGCCAAAAATCTGATCGCTTCCGATGATACCCTGGCCGTTCGCGTGGCATCGGATAAGTTCTGCCGCAACTTGATCAACAAATTCCGAAAACCCATCGTCTCGACTTCTGCCAATGTTTCCGGCGAGCCAAGTCCCAGAGACTTCCAAGAGATATCGGAAGCCATTTTACGGGGAGTAGACTATGTAGTAAATTTGCAGTCCGAACAGCTGAATTCCCTACCTTCCTCCATTATCAGGTTGGCTAATGATGGAAAGGTAAAGATCATTCGGGAATGA
- a CDS encoding glycosyltransferase yields the protein MKTICFFNSTTAWGGGEKWHLEVCTHLHDLGYPVLAIVHQKSELFKRLSNTGIPCRGIKVGNLSFFSPFKINTVRYLLRENNVGTIVMNLSRDLKLAGLAARWEGLKRIIYRRGSAIPIKNSFLNRYYFSHVVTEVLANSEATKKTVLARNPGLFPENKIKVIYNGIDIEGFLARPIRPVYQKKDADEIVLCNLGRLEFQKNQRFLIALAAELQRREIKCMLVIGGTGRLRDELQGLVEQLHVQERVTFAGFIDNPPDLICSGDIFVLSSLWEGFGYVLAEAALCEKPIVAFDCSSNPEVVRDGSTGFLTPVDNVNAFADKVQFLAEHPKQREEMGRRGSAFIKENFDSAMIQGKIVNYLVHGQ from the coding sequence ATGAAGACGATATGCTTTTTTAACAGCACGACTGCATGGGGAGGGGGCGAAAAATGGCACCTGGAGGTTTGCACCCACCTCCATGATCTGGGATATCCGGTTTTGGCGATCGTGCATCAAAAAAGTGAACTTTTCAAACGTTTATCGAATACGGGTATCCCCTGTCGCGGTATCAAGGTAGGCAACCTCAGTTTTTTTAGTCCCTTCAAGATTAACACGGTCAGGTACCTGCTGAGGGAGAACAACGTTGGAACGATCGTAATGAACCTGTCGAGAGACCTAAAACTGGCGGGGCTGGCCGCTAGATGGGAAGGTTTAAAGCGGATAATCTATAGAAGGGGCAGTGCCATCCCTATTAAAAATTCATTCTTGAACCGTTATTATTTCAGCCATGTGGTCACAGAGGTACTGGCGAATTCTGAGGCTACCAAAAAGACGGTCTTGGCGCGTAATCCGGGATTATTTCCTGAGAATAAGATAAAAGTAATCTATAATGGCATAGATATCGAAGGGTTTCTTGCGCGGCCGATACGACCGGTATACCAAAAGAAAGATGCCGATGAAATCGTGTTGTGCAATCTGGGGCGGCTGGAATTCCAAAAAAACCAGAGGTTCCTGATCGCATTGGCGGCAGAACTACAACGAAGGGAGATCAAATGTATGCTCGTAATAGGCGGCACCGGAAGACTAAGGGACGAATTGCAGGGGTTGGTGGAACAACTTCACGTGCAAGAACGGGTGACCTTTGCCGGCTTTATCGACAATCCCCCGGACCTGATCTGCAGCGGGGATATTTTTGTACTCTCCAGTTTATGGGAGGGCTTTGGTTACGTGTTGGCCGAAGCAGCACTGTGCGAAAAACCCATCGTTGCCTTCGATTGTAGCAGCAACCCGGAAGTTGTACGGGACGGAAGTACAGGTTTTCTAACCCCGGTCGATAATGTTAACGCCTTCGCCGACAAGGTGCAGTTCTTGGCCGAGCATCCCAAACAAAGAGAAGAAATGGGCCGTAGGGGTTCTGCTTTTATAAAAGAAAATTTCGATAGCGCAATGATTCAGGGTAAAATCGTAAACTACTTGGTACATGGGCAATAG
- a CDS encoding glycosyltransferase family 4 protein, with protein sequence MRIGFDAKRIFHNSTGLGNYGRDAIRILHRYTPIEKFVLYNTAPSSVDRLDILKNILIKYPKGWFWKKFSALWRLGPVSKQIAKDKVDIFHGLTGELPAGLKNHGIATVVTVHDLIFLTHPNFYSFFDRIIYTKKFQYAATNSDKIIAISEQTKRDAVQYLGVDPEKVTVIYQGCNDVYKKEYDGEFKEEVRRKYDLPQNFVLNVGTLQERKNAFTLVQAIDGTDHHLILVGSEKKYAHKIHAYIEDNQLQSQITFLKNVGDTELAAIYQMATVFCYPSICEGFGIPIIEALFSKTAVITSKGGCFPEAGGPHSVYIDPLDVGALRKEICRLFENPELRKDIEEKGYRFVQKFSDESVAHNLYEVYKSVLV encoded by the coding sequence ATGAGAATCGGTTTTGACGCCAAACGCATCTTTCACAACAGTACGGGACTAGGCAATTACGGAAGGGACGCCATCCGTATCTTGCACCGCTACACCCCCATCGAAAAGTTCGTACTCTACAACACGGCCCCTTCAAGCGTTGACCGACTTGACATCCTTAAAAATATTTTGATCAAATACCCCAAGGGCTGGTTTTGGAAGAAATTCTCGGCCCTCTGGCGCTTGGGTCCAGTATCCAAGCAGATCGCCAAGGATAAAGTGGATATTTTCCACGGATTGACGGGCGAGCTTCCAGCCGGACTCAAAAACCATGGTATTGCAACCGTCGTGACCGTCCATGATCTTATATTTCTTACCCACCCTAACTTTTACTCCTTCTTTGACCGAATTATTTATACCAAAAAGTTCCAGTACGCGGCCACCAATTCCGACAAAATAATTGCCATAAGCGAACAGACCAAAAGGGATGCCGTGCAATACCTGGGGGTGGACCCGGAGAAAGTTACGGTGATATACCAAGGCTGTAACGACGTCTATAAAAAGGAGTACGATGGTGAATTTAAGGAAGAGGTGCGGCGCAAATATGACCTGCCCCAAAATTTCGTACTGAACGTAGGCACCCTGCAAGAACGCAAAAACGCCTTCACCTTGGTCCAAGCCATTGACGGAACGGATCATCACCTGATCTTGGTCGGGTCGGAAAAGAAATATGCCCACAAAATCCACGCCTACATCGAGGACAACCAACTGCAATCACAGATAACCTTTTTAAAGAATGTGGGGGATACCGAGCTTGCCGCCATCTATCAAATGGCCACGGTTTTTTGTTACCCATCGATCTGCGAGGGCTTCGGCATTCCGATCATCGAGGCCCTTTTTAGCAAAACAGCGGTCATCACCTCAAAGGGCGGCTGTTTTCCCGAGGCGGGCGGTCCCCATTCCGTTTACATCGATCCGTTGGATGTCGGTGCGCTGAGAAAAGAAATCTGTCGCCTTTTCGAAAATCCTGAATTGCGAAAGGATATTGAGGAAAAAGGCTACCGGTTCGTGCAAAAGTTTTCCGATGAGAGTGTGGCCCACAATCTCTACGAGGTCTATAAATCGGTCCTGGTATGA
- a CDS encoding transposase: protein MDATCYESNMRYPTNVKLLWECTDWLHRLLKKVCGEKKVAMPRSKYLKWKKRYVSYSKMKRKTKKKRDALTRALLLLTEKFSAELDRMEGEHGLAFTVDQYVRRAAARKVREQQYALFHHGVRPEGRIVSLDRPYVRPIVRGKEKKPVEFGAKVHKFQVGGIGFIEHLSFDAFHEGIRFRKTVLDAQGLTRTKVKIVGADAIYATNKNRKFATGNGIRTDFKRKGRAGKHEGHRKKLAAAITKERAARLEGSFGNDKEHYGLKRIRARTKATEILWIFFGIHTANALEIGRRMASARLAKAA, encoded by the coding sequence ATGGACGCCACCTGCTACGAGAGCAACATGCGGTACCCTACAAATGTAAAACTGCTCTGGGAATGTACCGACTGGCTGCACCGGCTGCTCAAAAAGGTATGCGGGGAAAAAAAGGTCGCCATGCCGCGCAGCAAGTACCTGAAATGGAAAAAGCGGTACGTGTCCTACAGCAAGATGAAGAGGAAGACCAAGAAGAAGCGGGATGCGCTGACCAGGGCCCTGCTCCTGCTGACCGAAAAGTTCTCGGCGGAACTGGACCGTATGGAAGGGGAGCACGGCCTGGCGTTCACCGTGGACCAGTACGTGCGCAGGGCCGCGGCCAGGAAGGTACGGGAACAACAGTACGCCCTGTTCCACCACGGCGTGCGGCCCGAGGGCCGCATCGTCAGCCTTGACAGGCCCTATGTCAGGCCGATCGTCAGGGGCAAGGAGAAAAAGCCGGTGGAGTTCGGTGCCAAGGTGCACAAGTTCCAGGTGGGCGGCATCGGCTTTATCGAGCACCTATCCTTCGACGCCTTCCACGAGGGGATACGCTTCCGCAAGACCGTCCTGGACGCGCAGGGCCTGACCCGTACCAAGGTCAAGATCGTAGGGGCCGATGCCATCTACGCGACCAACAAAAATCGGAAGTTCGCCACCGGGAACGGTATCCGTACCGACTTCAAGCGCAAGGGAAGGGCCGGCAAACACGAGGGGCACCGTAAGAAACTGGCGGCGGCCATCACCAAGGAAAGGGCCGCCCGCCTGGAGGGCAGCTTCGGCAACGACAAGGAACACTACGGCCTCAAAAGAATAAGGGCCCGCACCAAGGCTACGGAGATCCTCTGGATATTTTTCGGCATCCACACCGCCAACGCCCTTGAGATCGGCAGGCGCATGGCCTCGGCCCGCCTGGCAAAAGCAGCCTGA